A stretch of Actinomadura rubteroloni DNA encodes these proteins:
- a CDS encoding mannosyltransferase YkcB-related protein, translating into MTAAARDGDPVWARPALGVLLAATAALYLWGLGASGWANAFYAAAAQAGSESWSAFFFGASDAAGAITVDKTPGALWPMALSARLFGVNSWSLLVPQALMGVGTVALLHAAVRRSLGRTPGSVVPALLAGAALAVTPVAALMFRFDNPDALLVLLLTAAAYALLRAREDARARWVVVCGALVGAGFLAKMLQAFLVVPVFAAVYLAVAPGGLRGRVVRLLAGGAALVAAAGWWVAAVALVPAGSRPYIGGSQHDSVLELALGYNGLGRLNGAETGGLGNLDGDAGWARMFGPVIGGQVAWLLPAALLLLAAGLWAVRRAPRTDALRAAFLVWGGWLLVTGAVFSFMRGIFHEYYTVALAPPIAALTGLGAAVLWERRRSPAAAGVLAVAVAGTAVWSFVLLGRSPGWLPWLRPLVLAAGLCAAAALAALHLLPRRAVAAASFAAVAACLAGPSAYAVETAGTPHTGSIVTAGPAVARDGPGRRSGRPPGGMRGAPPGLPRNRPGTGFPGAPGSGRGPADGVAGGQRGGAAGGPGDGMGGGMGGLLGAATPDAQVTALLRADASSYTWAAAAVGSNSAAGLQLASGRPVMAVGGFNGTDPAPTLAEFQRLVAQRKVRYFVGGAMPGARGGSGGSDAAERIARWVAASFPSRTVAGTTLYDLTAGRV; encoded by the coding sequence ATGACCGCGGCGGCGCGGGACGGCGATCCGGTGTGGGCGCGGCCCGCGCTGGGGGTGCTGCTGGCGGCCACGGCGGCGCTGTACCTGTGGGGCCTGGGCGCGTCGGGCTGGGCGAACGCGTTCTACGCGGCGGCGGCGCAGGCCGGGTCCGAGAGCTGGTCGGCGTTCTTCTTCGGGGCGTCGGACGCGGCGGGCGCGATCACCGTGGACAAGACGCCGGGCGCGCTGTGGCCGATGGCGCTGTCGGCGCGGCTGTTCGGGGTGAACTCCTGGAGCCTGCTGGTCCCGCAGGCGCTGATGGGGGTGGGGACGGTCGCGCTGCTGCACGCGGCGGTGCGGCGGTCGCTGGGCCGGACGCCGGGCAGCGTGGTCCCGGCGCTGCTGGCGGGCGCCGCGCTGGCGGTGACGCCGGTCGCGGCGCTGATGTTCCGGTTCGACAATCCCGACGCGCTGCTGGTGCTGCTGCTGACGGCGGCGGCGTACGCGCTGCTGCGGGCGCGGGAGGACGCGCGGGCGCGGTGGGTGGTGGTGTGCGGCGCGCTGGTCGGGGCGGGGTTCCTGGCGAAGATGCTGCAGGCGTTCCTGGTGGTGCCGGTGTTCGCCGCGGTGTACCTGGCGGTGGCGCCGGGCGGGCTGCGGGGCCGGGTCGTGCGGCTGCTGGCGGGCGGTGCGGCGCTGGTGGCCGCGGCGGGCTGGTGGGTGGCGGCGGTCGCGCTGGTCCCGGCGGGGTCGCGTCCCTACATCGGCGGGTCGCAGCACGACAGCGTGCTGGAGCTGGCGCTCGGCTACAACGGGCTGGGGCGGCTGAACGGCGCGGAGACCGGCGGCCTCGGCAACCTGGACGGGGACGCGGGCTGGGCGCGGATGTTCGGCCCGGTGATCGGCGGCCAGGTCGCGTGGCTGCTCCCGGCGGCGCTGCTGCTGCTCGCGGCGGGGCTGTGGGCGGTGCGGCGGGCGCCGCGCACGGACGCCCTGCGGGCGGCCTTCCTGGTGTGGGGCGGGTGGCTGCTGGTCACCGGCGCGGTGTTCAGCTTCATGCGGGGGATCTTCCACGAGTACTACACGGTGGCGCTGGCCCCGCCGATCGCGGCGCTGACGGGGCTGGGCGCGGCGGTGCTGTGGGAGCGGCGCCGCTCCCCGGCGGCGGCGGGCGTGCTGGCGGTCGCGGTGGCGGGGACGGCGGTGTGGTCGTTCGTGCTGCTGGGACGGTCGCCGGGGTGGCTGCCGTGGCTGCGTCCGCTCGTCCTCGCGGCGGGCCTGTGCGCGGCGGCGGCCCTCGCGGCGCTGCATCTGCTGCCGCGCCGCGCGGTCGCGGCGGCGTCGTTCGCGGCGGTCGCTGCGTGCCTGGCGGGCCCCTCGGCGTACGCGGTGGAGACGGCGGGGACGCCGCACACCGGGTCGATCGTGACGGCGGGTCCGGCGGTGGCGCGCGACGGCCCGGGGCGGCGCTCGGGCCGTCCGCCCGGCGGGATGCGCGGCGCACCGCCCGGGCTGCCGCGCAACCGCCCCGGCACCGGCTTCCCCGGCGCCCCGGGCAGCGGCCGCGGCCCGGCGGACGGCGTGGCGGGCGGCCAGCGCGGCGGCGCGGCCGGTGGGCCGGGCGATGGCATGGGCGGCGGGATGGGCGGGCTGCTGGGCGCGGCGACGCCGGACGCGCAGGTGACGGCGCTGCTGCGGGCGGACGCGTCGTCGTACACGTGGGCGGCGGCGGCCGTGGGCTCCAACAGTGCGGCGGGGCTGCAGTTGGCGAGCGGCCGTCCGGTGATGGCGGTCGGCGGGTTCAACGGGACGGACCCGGCGCCGACGCTGGCGGAGTTCCAGCGGCTGGTCGCCCAGAGGAAGGTCCGCTATTTCGTCGGCGGCGCGATGCCGGGAGCGCGCGGCGGGTCGGGCGGCAGTGACGCGGCGGAGCGGATCGCGCGGTGGGTGGCGGCGTCGTTCCCGTCGCGGACGGTGGCGGGCACGACCCTGTACGACCTGACGGCCGGCCGGGTGTGA
- a CDS encoding ArnT family glycosyltransferase translates to MDLPSARRGGRVVTAAGTEPKAAPGVLRRAALGGDGPRWSRPALWAVLVAAFALYAWDLPGGGTANAYYAAAVKSATQSWKAFFFGSLDAGSFITVDKPPLALWVQALFARVLGFGPWALLLPQALAGTAAVAVLHATVRRAFGPVAALAAAVVLALTPITVAIDRDNNPDALLVLLLVLGAWAVQRAVTGGRLRWLLAAAFLVGCGFNTKMLQAFLVVPPFALAYLVAARPSFPRRVAHLAAAGAVLAVSGGWWMAVVDAVPAGSRPFIGGSTDGTVLDLVVGYNGLGRILGRDAPGGGAGGGAGFGGEPGAGRLFNDVVGGQISWLLPLAVLVLLAGGLLLARRPRRDVQGAALLLWGGWLAVHYAVFSFAQGTFHPYYTTALAPAVAALAGAGTVLAADLYRRRRWAWTVPAGVAVTGGWAFALLARTPGWHPWLRWTVAAAAVAAVAGLLAARYARAARRVLPAAVAAAVVAGLAGPGAYAVAAASAASNGTNPLAGPSAGAGFPGRPDRTAMPPGVRNMPGAPSGAPSGAGSGAPSGMAPRGGPGRMRGGFGGGPGGGVDAKMTSYLERNQGSARWLVAVSSAQSASSLILATGRPVIAMGGFTGSDPAMTVGKLQALVRSGRLRYVLVGGGFGPDRGADGVSAWVREHGTRVPASAYGGTSDGSSVLYRLEAS, encoded by the coding sequence GTGGATCTTCCGTCCGCGCGGCGAGGGGGGCGCGTCGTGACGGCGGCCGGGACGGAGCCGAAAGCGGCGCCGGGAGTGCTGCGCCGGGCCGCGCTCGGCGGGGACGGGCCGCGCTGGTCGCGTCCGGCGCTGTGGGCGGTGCTGGTCGCGGCGTTCGCGCTGTACGCGTGGGACCTGCCGGGCGGCGGGACGGCGAACGCCTACTACGCGGCGGCGGTGAAGAGCGCGACGCAGAGCTGGAAGGCGTTCTTCTTCGGGTCGCTGGACGCGGGGTCGTTCATCACGGTGGACAAGCCGCCGCTGGCGCTGTGGGTGCAGGCGCTGTTCGCGCGGGTGCTGGGGTTCGGCCCGTGGGCGCTGCTGCTGCCGCAGGCGCTGGCGGGGACGGCGGCGGTCGCGGTGCTGCACGCGACGGTGCGGCGGGCGTTCGGTCCGGTGGCGGCGCTGGCGGCGGCGGTGGTGCTGGCGCTGACGCCGATCACGGTCGCGATCGACCGGGACAACAACCCCGACGCCCTGCTGGTGCTGCTGCTGGTGCTGGGGGCGTGGGCGGTGCAGCGCGCGGTCACCGGGGGGCGGCTGCGGTGGCTGCTGGCGGCGGCGTTCCTGGTGGGGTGCGGGTTCAACACCAAGATGCTGCAGGCGTTCCTGGTCGTCCCGCCGTTCGCGCTGGCGTACCTGGTCGCGGCGCGTCCATCGTTCCCGCGCCGGGTGGCGCACCTGGCGGCGGCGGGCGCGGTGCTGGCGGTGTCGGGCGGCTGGTGGATGGCCGTGGTCGACGCGGTCCCGGCGGGGTCGCGGCCGTTCATCGGCGGCAGCACCGACGGGACGGTGCTGGACCTGGTCGTCGGCTACAACGGCCTCGGCCGGATCCTCGGCCGCGACGCGCCGGGCGGCGGCGCGGGCGGCGGTGCGGGGTTCGGCGGAGAGCCGGGCGCGGGACGGCTGTTCAACGACGTCGTCGGCGGCCAGATCTCGTGGCTGCTGCCGCTGGCGGTCCTGGTGCTGCTGGCCGGGGGGCTGCTGCTGGCGCGGCGTCCGCGCCGGGACGTCCAGGGCGCGGCGCTGCTGCTGTGGGGCGGGTGGCTGGCGGTCCACTACGCCGTGTTCAGTTTCGCGCAGGGCACGTTCCACCCGTACTACACGACGGCGCTGGCCCCGGCGGTCGCGGCGCTGGCCGGGGCGGGAACGGTCCTCGCCGCCGACCTGTACCGGCGGCGGCGCTGGGCGTGGACGGTTCCGGCGGGCGTGGCGGTGACGGGCGGCTGGGCGTTCGCGCTGCTGGCGCGGACGCCGGGCTGGCATCCGTGGCTGCGCTGGACGGTCGCCGCGGCGGCGGTCGCGGCGGTCGCGGGCCTGCTCGCGGCCCGGTACGCGCGGGCCGCGCGGCGGGTGCTGCCCGCGGCCGTGGCGGCTGCGGTGGTCGCGGGCCTGGCGGGGCCGGGCGCCTACGCGGTCGCGGCGGCGTCGGCGGCGTCCAACGGGACGAACCCGCTGGCGGGCCCGTCGGCGGGCGCGGGCTTCCCGGGCCGTCCGGACCGAACCGCGATGCCACCCGGCGTCCGGAACATGCCGGGCGCACCGTCCGGCGCACCGTCCGGCGCAGGGTCGGGCGCTCCGTCGGGGATGGCGCCGCGCGGCGGGCCGGGGCGGATGCGCGGCGGGTTCGGCGGCGGGCCGGGCGGCGGGGTGGACGCGAAGATGACGTCCTACCTGGAGCGGAACCAGGGGTCGGCGCGGTGGCTGGTGGCGGTGTCGAGCGCGCAGTCGGCGTCGTCGCTGATCCTGGCGACGGGCCGTCCGGTGATCGCGATGGGCGGGTTCACCGGCTCCGACCCGGCGATGACCGTGGGGAAGCTTCAGGCGCTCGTGCGGTCGGGCCGGTTGCGGTACGTGCTGGTCGGAGGCGGTTTCGGCCCGGACCGCGGTGCGGACGGCGTGAGCGCGTGGGTGCGCGAGCACGGCACGCGGGTGCCGGCGTCGGCGTACGGGGGGACGTCGGACGGCTCGTCCGTCCTGTACCGGCTGGAGGCGTCATGA
- a CDS encoding glycosyltransferase, which produces MSHLITESGARDAPSGPPPGHARLVEVVVPVHNEERVLAASVRRLHRYLDGTFPYPFRITIADNASTDGTWRAAQALAAELEGVRAVRLDRKGRGRALRHVWSGSDADVVAYMDADLSTDLDAFLPLVAPLISGHSDLAIGSRLTRGAAVVRGPRREVISRCYNLLLRAALAARFTDAQCGFKAARTEIAQALLPRVEDEEWFFDTELLLLAERNGLRIHEVPVDWVDDPDSRVQVWRTARDDLRGMARVARRMLTGGFGAPVGRRDAAAGLPAGMARQLPVFAVIGAVSTAAQLALFVLLRTVLGPLAANAVSLVVTTVGNTAANRRFTFGVTGPGGALRHQAQGLLAFLLGLALSTGGLAALHAAAPGAPRGVEVLALVAANGLATLARFVLMRAWIFRPRGEGGAS; this is translated from the coding sequence ATGAGCCACCTGATCACCGAGAGCGGCGCGCGGGACGCGCCGTCCGGGCCGCCGCCGGGGCACGCGCGGCTCGTCGAGGTCGTCGTGCCCGTCCACAACGAGGAGCGGGTGCTGGCCGCGAGCGTGCGGCGCCTGCACCGGTACCTGGACGGGACGTTCCCCTACCCGTTCCGGATCACGATCGCCGACAACGCCAGCACCGACGGGACGTGGCGCGCGGCGCAGGCCCTGGCGGCGGAGCTGGAGGGGGTGCGGGCCGTCCGGCTGGACCGCAAGGGCCGGGGCCGGGCGCTGCGGCACGTGTGGAGCGGCAGCGACGCCGACGTCGTCGCGTACATGGACGCGGACCTGTCGACGGACCTGGACGCGTTCCTTCCGCTGGTCGCGCCGCTGATCTCCGGGCACAGCGACCTGGCGATCGGGTCGCGGCTGACGCGGGGCGCGGCGGTGGTGCGGGGCCCGCGCCGGGAGGTGATCTCCCGCTGCTACAACCTGTTGCTGCGGGCGGCGCTGGCGGCGCGGTTCACCGACGCGCAGTGCGGGTTCAAGGCGGCGCGGACGGAGATCGCGCAGGCGCTGCTGCCGCGCGTGGAGGACGAGGAGTGGTTCTTCGACACCGAGCTGCTGCTGCTGGCCGAGCGCAACGGGCTGCGCATCCATGAGGTCCCGGTGGACTGGGTGGACGATCCCGACAGCCGGGTGCAGGTGTGGCGGACGGCCCGCGACGACCTGCGCGGGATGGCGCGGGTGGCGCGGCGGATGCTGACGGGCGGGTTCGGCGCGCCGGTCGGCCGCCGGGACGCGGCGGCGGGCCTGCCGGCGGGGATGGCGCGGCAGCTCCCGGTGTTCGCGGTGATCGGGGCGGTGAGCACGGCGGCGCAGCTCGCCTTGTTCGTCCTGCTGCGCACGGTGCTGGGCCCGCTGGCGGCGAACGCGGTGTCGCTGGTGGTGACGACGGTCGGGAACACGGCGGCGAACCGCCGGTTCACGTTCGGCGTGACGGGGCCGGGCGGCGCGCTGCGGCACCAGGCGCAGGGCCTGCTGGCGTTCCTGCTGGGCCTGGCGCTGAGCACGGGCGGGCTGGCGGCGCTGCACGCGGCGGCGCCGGGCGCGCCGCGCGGGGTGGAGGTGCTGGCGCTGGTCGCGGCGAACGGGCTGGCGACGCTGGCGCGGTTCGTGCTGATGCGGGCGTGGATCTTCCGTCCGCGCGGCGAGGGGGGCGCGTCGTGA
- a CDS encoding 3-oxoacyl-ACP synthase III family protein — translation MTPAPPRPPAGPPGPASGPAPAARHPVAVLGTGAYLPDRRVTSEELSRDLGLDPRWIADRTAIAARHVAAPGQAASDLAAHAARRALADAGLTPADIGLIVVGTSTPDELGPATACRVQALLGARRAAAFDVAAACTGFVFGVQAAVGWLATQRGAPPRALVIGVEVYSRFLDPTDRATAALFGDGAAAAVLGPAAPPAGIVSLALGSDGTRADDVLIPAGGSRSPASPATLTARGHTIHMDGRAVRDFITGTFPRLVTAALDDAGVKPADLALVVPHQPNPRLTATLGPAAGLDPAQIAVAGHDVGNIGAASLPYALHHALRTRTPPPDALVLLAGFGAGLTWGHVLLRWPA, via the coding sequence GTGACACCTGCACCGCCCCGACCACCGGCCGGACCGCCCGGCCCCGCGTCCGGCCCCGCGCCCGCCGCCCGCCACCCCGTCGCCGTCCTCGGCACCGGCGCCTACCTGCCCGACCGGCGCGTCACCAGCGAGGAACTGTCGCGCGACCTCGGCCTGGACCCCCGCTGGATCGCCGACCGCACCGCCATCGCCGCCCGCCACGTCGCCGCCCCCGGCCAGGCCGCCTCCGACCTGGCCGCCCACGCCGCCCGCCGCGCCCTCGCCGACGCCGGCCTCACCCCCGCCGACATCGGCCTCATCGTCGTCGGCACCTCCACCCCCGACGAACTCGGCCCCGCCACCGCCTGCCGCGTCCAGGCCCTGCTGGGCGCCCGCCGCGCCGCCGCGTTCGACGTCGCCGCCGCCTGCACCGGGTTCGTGTTCGGCGTCCAGGCCGCCGTCGGCTGGCTCGCCACCCAGCGCGGCGCCCCGCCCCGCGCCCTGGTCATCGGCGTCGAGGTCTACTCCCGCTTCCTGGACCCCACCGACCGCGCCACCGCCGCCCTGTTCGGCGACGGCGCCGCCGCCGCCGTCCTCGGCCCCGCCGCGCCCCCCGCCGGCATCGTGTCCCTGGCCCTCGGCTCCGACGGCACCCGCGCCGACGACGTCCTCATCCCCGCCGGCGGCAGCCGCTCCCCCGCCAGCCCCGCCACCCTCACCGCCCGCGGCCACACCATCCACATGGACGGCCGCGCCGTCCGCGACTTCATCACCGGAACGTTCCCCCGCCTGGTCACCGCCGCCCTCGACGACGCCGGCGTCAAACCCGCCGACCTCGCCCTCGTCGTCCCCCACCAGCCCAACCCCCGCCTCACCGCCACCCTCGGCCCCGCCGCCGGCCTGGACCCCGCCCAGATCGCCGTCGCCGGCCACGACGTCGGCAACATCGGCGCCGCCAGCCTCCCCTACGCCCTCCACCACGCCCTGCGCACCCGCACCCCGCCCCCCGACGCCCTCGTCCTGCTCGCCGGCTTCGGCGCCGGCCTCACCTGGGGCCACGTCCTCCTCCGCTGGCCCGCCTGA
- a CDS encoding SDR family NAD(P)-dependent oxidoreductase codes for MTTPAAYLTGLFGLHGRVALVTGGSSGIGRAIATALAAAGARVVLLARGETALRDTAGELRAAGHDADYVVADLADRAQVRRAAADAAVPFGDPDILVHSAAVNLRPPLGDLGDDVWDTTLAVNLTAPFLLGRHFAPRMARRGYGRILHLSSQQAFRAFADSGAYGASKGGVTALARSEAEAWSPHGVTSNALVPGFVATPLNAHLSADPGRVAALAARTLTGRNGVPADFAGAAVFLAGPAASAVTGQAIFVDGGFSAH; via the coding sequence ATGACCACACCCGCCGCCTACCTCACCGGGCTGTTCGGCCTGCACGGACGCGTCGCGCTCGTCACCGGCGGCAGCTCCGGCATCGGCCGCGCCATCGCCACCGCGCTCGCCGCCGCCGGGGCCCGCGTCGTCCTGCTCGCCCGCGGGGAGACCGCGCTGCGCGACACCGCCGGGGAACTGCGCGCCGCCGGGCACGACGCCGACTACGTCGTCGCCGACCTCGCCGACCGCGCCCAGGTGCGCCGCGCCGCCGCCGACGCCGCCGTCCCGTTCGGGGACCCCGACATCCTCGTCCACAGCGCCGCCGTCAACCTGCGGCCCCCGCTCGGCGACCTCGGCGACGACGTCTGGGACACCACCCTCGCCGTCAACCTCACCGCCCCGTTCCTGCTCGGCCGCCACTTCGCGCCCCGCATGGCCCGGCGCGGCTACGGGCGCATCCTGCACCTGTCGTCCCAGCAGGCGTTCCGCGCGTTCGCCGACAGCGGCGCCTACGGCGCGTCCAAAGGCGGCGTCACCGCGCTCGCCCGCTCCGAGGCCGAGGCCTGGTCGCCGCACGGCGTCACCAGCAACGCGCTCGTCCCCGGGTTCGTCGCCACGCCGCTGAACGCGCACCTGTCCGCCGACCCCGGCCGCGTCGCCGCGCTCGCCGCCCGCACCCTCACCGGACGCAACGGCGTCCCCGCCGACTTCGCCGGCGCCGCCGTGTTCCTCGCCGGCCCCGCCGCGTCCGCCGTCACCGGCCAGGCCATCTTCGTGGACGGCGGCTTCTCCGCCCACTGA
- a CDS encoding PucR family transcriptional regulator: MTLVYDGAPVDGAREGAAAQPWRAVPVAEAAWMRGHLPAVQELMVAGVLREVPEYARPGDPVYRQVVEAAVVFAMEHLVRLIEDPDVSWKDVYQVYFDVGYGEAVEGRSLEHLQNAMRIASRTAWRYLAAEYQRLGRPLSLLSVMAEANFAYLDELSSAAAAGYRRAREKAAGEREQRRHRLLGLLLSESPVPEGVVAEQAAMAGWPLPQRLAVIVLRPRPGSGGEGPSGLPPQVLAGLDGGRPCLVMPDPDGPGQSERLTGMLAGWSGAVGPAVPPGEARVSLHWARRALELPADPCAGADDAQRVGLVRAEERVADLLLEAGGRLTEIVAARRLEPLTRTRSRHGVRLAVTLLECLKNGFNATGAAAALHVHPQTVRYRLGQLHDLLGFDIEDPEIRLELMLLLQVWIRREGELPEQPA; the protein is encoded by the coding sequence GTGACGTTGGTGTACGACGGGGCTCCGGTGGACGGGGCGCGCGAGGGCGCGGCGGCGCAGCCGTGGCGTGCGGTGCCGGTGGCGGAGGCGGCGTGGATGCGGGGGCATCTGCCGGCCGTGCAGGAGCTGATGGTGGCGGGCGTGCTGCGGGAGGTGCCCGAGTACGCGCGTCCGGGCGATCCGGTGTACCGGCAGGTGGTGGAGGCCGCGGTGGTCTTCGCGATGGAGCACCTGGTGCGGCTGATCGAGGACCCGGACGTGTCGTGGAAGGACGTGTACCAGGTCTACTTCGACGTCGGCTACGGGGAGGCGGTGGAGGGCCGCAGCCTGGAGCACCTGCAGAACGCGATGCGGATCGCGTCGCGGACGGCGTGGCGGTACCTGGCGGCGGAGTACCAGCGGCTGGGGCGCCCGCTGTCGCTGCTGAGCGTGATGGCGGAGGCGAACTTCGCGTACCTGGACGAGTTGTCGTCGGCGGCGGCGGCCGGGTACCGGCGGGCGCGGGAGAAGGCGGCGGGCGAGCGCGAGCAGCGCCGGCACCGGCTGCTGGGGCTGCTGCTGTCGGAGTCGCCGGTGCCCGAGGGCGTGGTGGCCGAGCAGGCGGCGATGGCGGGCTGGCCGCTGCCGCAGCGGCTGGCGGTGATCGTGCTGCGCCCGCGTCCGGGCAGCGGCGGGGAGGGCCCGTCGGGGCTGCCGCCGCAGGTGCTGGCGGGCCTGGACGGGGGCCGTCCCTGCCTGGTGATGCCCGACCCGGACGGCCCGGGCCAGTCCGAGCGGCTGACCGGCATGCTGGCGGGCTGGTCGGGCGCGGTGGGCCCGGCGGTGCCGCCGGGCGAGGCGCGGGTGTCGCTGCACTGGGCGCGGCGGGCACTGGAGCTCCCGGCCGACCCCTGCGCCGGCGCCGACGACGCGCAGCGCGTCGGCCTGGTCCGCGCGGAGGAGCGGGTCGCGGACCTGCTGCTGGAGGCGGGCGGCCGGCTGACCGAGATCGTCGCGGCGCGCCGCCTGGAGCCGCTGACGCGGACCCGGTCCCGGCACGGCGTGCGGCTGGCGGTGACGCTGCTGGAGTGCCTGAAGAACGGGTTCAACGCGACGGGCGCGGCGGCGGCGCTGCACGTGCACCCGCAGACCGTCCGGTACCGCCTGGGGCAGTTGCACGACCTGCTGGGCTTCGACATCGAGGACCCGGAGATCCGCCTGGAGCTGATGCTGCTGCTGCAGGTGTGGATCCGGCGGGAGGGCGAGCTGCCCGAGCAGCCCGCCTAG
- a CDS encoding DUF2231 domain-containing protein translates to MSDDVPASAPSPGPSSPPAPGPAPGGGPRRALSGGVLNAPLVLLAAAVVLAAGLAPVEPGEAFGLPAHPLLVHVPVVLVPLLSAAVAALAARPAWRLRFGVAAGGALVAVMAATMLAAGAGEALRDARAGGGPVPAAVAEHGELGGQLRVLVVALTVVFLAVLVLDARRARVPEPGRAAVLAGRAAAALVVVLAVLALVWVVRAGHAGAELTWGHAD, encoded by the coding sequence ATGAGCGATGACGTCCCGGCCTCCGCGCCGTCCCCCGGTCCCTCCTCCCCGCCCGCGCCGGGCCCGGCTCCGGGCGGCGGCCCGCGCCGTGCGCTTTCGGGCGGCGTCCTGAACGCGCCGCTGGTGCTGCTGGCGGCGGCCGTCGTGCTGGCCGCGGGGCTGGCGCCGGTGGAGCCCGGGGAGGCGTTCGGGCTTCCGGCGCATCCGCTGCTGGTCCACGTCCCGGTGGTGCTGGTGCCGCTGCTGTCGGCCGCGGTCGCGGCGCTGGCGGCGCGTCCGGCGTGGCGGCTCCGGTTCGGGGTCGCGGCGGGCGGGGCGCTGGTGGCGGTGATGGCGGCGACGATGCTCGCGGCGGGCGCGGGCGAGGCGCTGCGCGACGCGCGCGCCGGGGGCGGCCCGGTGCCGGCGGCGGTGGCCGAGCACGGGGAGCTGGGCGGGCAGCTCCGCGTGCTGGTGGTGGCGCTGACGGTGGTCTTCCTGGCGGTCCTGGTCCTGGACGCGCGCCGCGCCCGCGTCCCCGAGCCGGGCCGCGCGGCGGTGCTGGCGGGACGGGCCGCCGCGGCGCTCGTGGTGGTCCTGGCGGTGCTGGCGCTGGTGTGGGTGGTGCGGGCGGGCCACGCCGGCGCCGAGCTGACCTGGGGCCACGCCGACTGA
- a CDS encoding 4a-hydroxytetrahydrobiopterin dehydratase has product MAEVLGDAAIAARLTELAGWERTDGRIHRSVTAPSFLTGIEVVNEVARAAETADHHPDIDIRWRTVTFSLTTHSAGGLTAKDFALAESIDRIAAQHDAT; this is encoded by the coding sequence ATGGCGGAGGTGCTGGGCGACGCGGCGATCGCGGCGCGGCTGACGGAGCTGGCGGGGTGGGAGCGGACGGACGGCCGGATCCACCGGTCGGTGACGGCGCCGTCGTTCCTGACGGGCATCGAGGTGGTGAACGAGGTGGCGCGGGCGGCGGAGACGGCCGACCACCATCCCGACATCGACATCCGGTGGCGGACGGTGACGTTCTCGCTCACGACGCACAGCGCGGGCGGCCTGACGGCCAAGGACTTCGCGCTGGCGGAGTCGATCGACCGCATCGCCGCCCAGCACGACGCGACCTGA
- a CDS encoding aminotransferase class V-fold PLP-dependent enzyme, whose translation MDIAGGSLSVQEARGEFAPRVAYLNTASYGLPPRAAHEAMLAAERDRAAGLMSPAGVEATVPVARAAFARLVGVPAERVAVGPQASYFVGLVAASLPAGARVVVADGDFASLVHPFLAREGLRVRSVPLERVADAASDGADLVAVSVVQSADGRIAPLAQVSAAARSAGARVLLDATQACGWLPVDAAAADFVVCGGYKWLMGPRGTAFFTVAPDALAGVWPVAAGWFASEDPWASLYAGELRLAPDARRLDLSPAWPSWAGQAAALELLERVGADAVLRHDVGLANRFRAGLGLPPDASAIVSLRVPDGTAARLAEHGVVVAERAGRLRASFHLSTSEDDVDRALSLLTGT comes from the coding sequence ATGGACATCGCGGGCGGGTCGCTGTCGGTGCAGGAGGCGCGCGGGGAGTTCGCGCCGCGCGTGGCGTATCTGAACACCGCGTCGTACGGGCTGCCGCCGCGTGCGGCGCACGAGGCGATGCTGGCGGCCGAGCGGGACCGCGCGGCGGGCCTGATGTCGCCGGCCGGGGTGGAGGCGACGGTGCCGGTGGCGCGGGCGGCGTTCGCGCGGCTGGTGGGGGTGCCGGCGGAGCGGGTGGCGGTGGGCCCGCAGGCGTCGTACTTCGTGGGGCTGGTCGCGGCGTCGCTGCCGGCCGGGGCGCGGGTGGTGGTGGCCGACGGCGACTTCGCGTCGCTGGTGCACCCGTTCCTGGCGCGCGAGGGGCTGCGGGTGCGGTCGGTGCCGCTGGAGCGGGTCGCGGACGCGGCGTCGGACGGCGCGGACCTGGTCGCGGTGTCGGTGGTGCAGTCGGCGGACGGGCGGATCGCGCCGCTGGCGCAGGTGTCGGCGGCGGCGCGGTCGGCGGGCGCGCGGGTGCTGCTGGACGCGACGCAGGCGTGCGGGTGGCTGCCGGTGGACGCCGCGGCGGCCGACTTCGTGGTGTGCGGCGGCTACAAGTGGCTGATGGGGCCGCGCGGGACGGCGTTCTTCACGGTGGCGCCGGACGCGCTGGCGGGCGTGTGGCCGGTCGCGGCGGGCTGGTTCGCCTCCGAGGACCCGTGGGCGTCGCTGTACGCGGGGGAGCTGCGGCTGGCGCCGGACGCGCGGCGGCTGGACCTGTCCCCGGCGTGGCCGTCGTGGGCGGGGCAGGCGGCGGCGCTGGAGCTGCTGGAGCGGGTCGGCGCGGACGCGGTGCTGCGCCACGACGTGGGGCTGGCGAACCGGTTCCGGGCGGGTCTGGGCCTGCCGCCGGACGCGTCGGCGATCGTGTCGCTGCGCGTCCCGGACGGGACGGCGGCGCGCCTGGCCGAGCACGGCGTGGTTGTGGCCGAGCGGGCGGGCCGGCTGCGCGCGTCGTTCCACCTGAGCACGTCCGAGGACGACGTGGACCGCGCCCTGTCCCTGCTCACCGGCACCTGA